A window of Pseudomonas mucidolens contains these coding sequences:
- a CDS encoding Cof-type HAD-IIB family hydrolase — protein MSDERNHPIRFLLSDMDGTLLLPDHSLSQRTIAAVRALREAGVFFSLATGRPPRAMLQQIEALGVDVPTAGFNGGTLVNPDGSILVAHHLPVAAALIVLALFSAHPDVEVWVFADGDWLLRDPTGPMVPREQQGLGYAPVVVESFEPFLDRIDKIVAASLNAQLLIELEAQLQPSVEGQAQVSRSQPVYLDVTAMKANKGEALATLAAHLGVPMEQTAAIGDGGNDPAMFHVAGLSIAMGQAEETVKRQATVVTGSNVEDGVAEAIERFILSGR, from the coding sequence ATGAGTGACGAAAGGAATCATCCCATCCGTTTTTTGTTGAGTGATATGGACGGTACGCTGTTACTGCCCGATCACAGCCTCAGCCAACGCACGATTGCCGCGGTCCGCGCCTTGCGCGAGGCTGGAGTGTTTTTCAGCCTGGCCACCGGGCGCCCGCCGAGGGCCATGTTGCAGCAGATCGAAGCGCTTGGGGTCGACGTACCCACGGCGGGGTTCAATGGCGGCACGCTCGTCAATCCGGACGGCAGCATTCTGGTCGCTCACCATTTGCCGGTGGCGGCGGCGTTGATTGTCTTGGCGTTGTTTTCAGCACATCCCGACGTGGAAGTCTGGGTGTTTGCCGATGGCGACTGGTTGTTGCGTGATCCAACAGGGCCGATGGTTCCTCGGGAACAACAAGGCCTGGGATACGCGCCGGTGGTGGTGGAGAGTTTTGAGCCGTTCCTGGATCGGATCGACAAGATTGTCGCTGCCAGCCTCAATGCGCAGCTGCTGATTGAGCTGGAAGCGCAATTACAGCCCAGCGTCGAGGGGCAGGCCCAGGTGTCTCGTTCGCAACCCGTGTATCTCGACGTGACGGCGATGAAAGCCAACAAAGGCGAGGCGTTGGCAACTCTGGCGGCACATTTGGGCGTGCCGATGGAACAGACTGCGGCCATCGGTGACGGCGGCAACGACCCGGCAATGTTTCACGTCGCCGGCTTGTCGATTGCCATGGGGCAGGCTGAAGAAACGGTCAAGCGCCAAGCGACGGTAGTCACCGGCAGTAATGTGGAAGACGGCGTGGCCGAGGCGATTGAGCGGTTTATTCTGTCGGGCCGATAA
- the gnd gene encoding phosphogluconate dehydrogenase (NAD(+)-dependent, decarboxylating): protein MQLGIIGLGRMGGNIARRLMLNGHTTVVYDRNEAFVKGLSEEGATGVVDLPALVAGLQKPRAVWVMLPAGDPTEVTIQALSELMEPGDVIIDGGNTYYKDDMRRGRTLAEKGLHYIDVGTSGGVWGLERGYCMMIGGDAETVQRLDPIFASLAPGLGDIPRTRDRTATDDRAERGYIHAGPAGSGHFVKMIHNGIEYGMMQAFAEGFDILKTKNSENLPQDQRFDLNLADIAEVWRRGSVVSSWLLDLTADALATDPKLDGYSGSVADSGEGRWTIEAAMEQSVPVPVLSNSLFARFRSRQQSTYGDKLLSAMRFGFGGHVETSKK, encoded by the coding sequence ATGCAACTGGGGATTATCGGACTAGGCCGCATGGGCGGGAATATCGCGCGCCGCTTGATGCTCAATGGGCATACAACCGTGGTCTATGACCGCAACGAAGCATTCGTCAAAGGTTTGAGTGAAGAGGGCGCCACCGGCGTCGTCGATCTGCCGGCACTGGTTGCCGGGCTACAGAAGCCTCGGGCGGTCTGGGTGATGTTGCCAGCGGGCGACCCCACTGAGGTCACGATTCAGGCTTTGAGCGAGCTGATGGAACCGGGTGATGTGATCATCGACGGCGGTAACACTTATTATAAGGACGACATGCGCCGTGGCAGGACCCTGGCGGAAAAAGGTCTGCACTACATCGACGTAGGGACTTCTGGCGGCGTCTGGGGACTGGAGCGTGGTTATTGCATGATGATTGGCGGCGATGCCGAGACGGTCCAGCGCCTGGACCCGATCTTCGCCAGCCTGGCGCCCGGCCTGGGCGATATTCCACGCACCAGGGACCGTACCGCTACCGATGACCGCGCCGAACGTGGCTACATCCACGCAGGTCCTGCCGGTTCCGGGCACTTCGTCAAGATGATCCACAACGGCATCGAGTACGGGATGATGCAGGCCTTTGCAGAAGGTTTTGACATCCTCAAAACCAAAAATTCGGAGAACCTGCCGCAAGATCAGCGCTTCGACCTAAACCTGGCTGACATCGCTGAAGTATGGCGTCGCGGTAGCGTAGTGTCGTCCTGGTTGCTCGATCTGACGGCCGATGCACTGGCCACCGATCCGAAGCTCGACGGTTACTCCGGCTCCGTAGCCGACAGCGGTGAAGGGCGCTGGACCATCGAAGCCGCCATGGAGCAATCGGTACCGGTGCCGGTGCTGTCCAACTCGTTGTTCGCGCGTTTCCGCTCACGCCAGCAAAGCACCTATGGGGACAAGTTGCTCTCGGCCATGCGCTTCGGCTTTGGTGGGCATGTGGAGACTTCCAAAAAATGA
- the zwf gene encoding glucose-6-phosphate dehydrogenase: MTANGKKPKAEPAPPTTLFLFGAHGDLVKRLLMPALYNLSRDGLLGDGLRIVGVDHNAISDVDFAKKLEDFIRTEAASKIKGNAENALDPQLWEQLAKGISYVQGDFLDDTTYADIARKIAESGTGNAVFYLATAPRFFGEVVQRLGRANLLEESPEAFRRVVIEKPFGSDLATAEALNACLLKVMTEKQIYRIDHYLGKETVQNILISRFSNVLFEAFWNNHYIDHVQITAAETVGVETRGSFFETTGTLRDMVPNHLFQLLAMIAMEPPAAFGADAVRGEKAKVIGAIRPWSVEDARANSVRGQYTAGEIAGKALPGYREEAYVAPDSSTETFVALKVMIDNWRWVGVPFYLRTGKRMSVRDTEIVICFKPAPYAQFRDTEVDELKPTYLKIQIQPNEGMWFDLLAKKPGPTLDMANIELGFAYKDFFEMQPSTGYEALIYDCLTGDQTLFQRADNIENGWRAVQPFLDAWKEDDGIQAYKAGEDGPAAADALLARDGHAWHRLG, translated from the coding sequence ATGACCGCCAACGGCAAGAAACCCAAGGCCGAACCCGCTCCACCGACCACCTTGTTCCTGTTTGGCGCCCACGGCGACCTGGTCAAGCGCCTGCTGATGCCGGCGTTGTATAACCTCAGTCGTGATGGTTTGCTGGGTGATGGCTTGCGCATTGTTGGCGTGGACCATAACGCCATCAGCGATGTCGACTTCGCCAAGAAGCTTGAAGACTTCATCCGCACCGAGGCCGCCAGCAAGATCAAGGGGAATGCCGAAAACGCCTTGGACCCGCAATTGTGGGAGCAATTGGCCAAGGGCATCAGCTACGTACAAGGCGACTTTCTCGACGACACGACCTATGCCGATATCGCGCGGAAAATCGCCGAGAGCGGCACCGGCAATGCGGTGTTTTATTTGGCCACGGCACCGCGCTTCTTCGGTGAAGTGGTGCAGCGCCTGGGGCGCGCCAACCTGCTGGAAGAAAGTCCCGAGGCTTTCCGTCGCGTGGTGATCGAAAAGCCCTTCGGTTCGGACCTGGCCACGGCCGAGGCGCTGAACGCTTGCCTGCTCAAGGTCATGACGGAAAAGCAGATCTACCGTATCGACCATTACCTGGGCAAGGAGACGGTACAGAACATCCTGATCAGCCGTTTTTCCAACGTGCTGTTCGAAGCCTTCTGGAACAATCACTACATTGACCATGTACAAATCACCGCGGCCGAAACTGTCGGCGTGGAGACCCGTGGCAGCTTTTTCGAAACGACTGGCACCTTGCGCGACATGGTGCCTAACCACCTGTTCCAATTGTTGGCGATGATTGCCATGGAGCCACCGGCTGCATTTGGCGCCGATGCGGTGCGTGGGGAAAAGGCCAAGGTGATTGGTGCGATACGTCCGTGGTCGGTGGAGGATGCGCGGGCCAACTCGGTCCGTGGCCAATACACCGCGGGCGAGATCGCCGGCAAGGCATTGCCGGGATACCGTGAAGAAGCCTACGTCGCACCCGACAGCAGCACCGAAACCTTCGTCGCCCTCAAAGTCATGATCGACAACTGGCGCTGGGTCGGGGTGCCGTTCTACCTGCGTACCGGCAAACGCATGAGCGTTCGTGATACGGAAATCGTCATCTGCTTCAAGCCGGCGCCGTATGCGCAATTTCGCGACACGGAAGTGGACGAACTCAAGCCGACCTACCTCAAGATCCAGATCCAGCCCAATGAAGGCATGTGGTTCGACTTGCTGGCGAAGAAACCTGGGCCGACCCTCGACATGGCCAATATCGAGCTGGGGTTTGCCTACAAGGATTTCTTCGAAATGCAGCCGTCAACGGGCTACGAAGCGCTGATATATGATTGTCTGACCGGTGACCAGACATTGTTTCAGCGCGCCGACAACATCGAAAACGGCTGGCGTGCGGTGCAGCCCTTTCTCGATGCCTGGAAAGAAGATGACGGGATACAGGCCTATAAGGCTGGCGAGGATGGACCGGCGGCGGCGGATGCGTTGCTGGCCCGCGACGGCCACGCCTGGCATCGCCTCGGATGA
- a CDS encoding DUF6026 family protein, which produces MTRPPQTLYVTIRRDELHQLKDERDQLQEEVLRLRAHLQGQLNLPAEPRPALI; this is translated from the coding sequence ATGACACGCCCGCCACAGACCCTTTACGTCACCATTCGACGCGATGAGTTGCACCAGTTGAAAGACGAACGCGACCAGCTGCAAGAGGAAGTATTGCGTCTGCGCGCGCACCTGCAGGGCCAGCTGAATCTGCCTGCGGAACCGCGTCCCGCGCTCATCTGA